A single region of the Gorilla gorilla gorilla isolate KB3781 chromosome 1, NHGRI_mGorGor1-v2.1_pri, whole genome shotgun sequence genome encodes:
- the MTFR1L gene encoding mitochondrial fission regulator 1-like has translation MSGMEATVTIPIWQNKPHGAARSVVRRIGTNLPLKPCARASFETLPNISDLCLRDVPPVPTLADIAWIAADEEETYARVRSDTRPLRHTWKPSPLIVMQRNASVPNLRGSEERLLALKKPALPALSRTTELQDELSHLRSQIAKIVAADAASASLTPDFLSPGSSNVSSPLPCFGSSFHSTTSFVISDITEETEVEVPELPSVPLLCSASPECCKLEHKAACSSSEEDDCVSLSKASSFADMMGILKDFHRMKQSQDLNRSLLKEEDPAVLISEVLRRKFALKEEDISRKGN, from the exons ATGTCAGGAATGGAAGCCACTGTG ACCATCCCAATCTGGCAAAACAAGCCACATGGGGCTGCTCGAAGTGTAgtaagaagaattggtaccaaccTACCCTTGAAGCCGTGTGCCCGGGCGTCCTTTGAG ACCCTGCCCAACATCTCTGACCTGTGTTTGAGAGATGTGCCCCCAGTCCCTACCCTGGCTGACATTGCCTGGATTGCTGCGGATGAAGAGGAGACATATGCCCGGGTCAG GAGTGATACGCGCCCCCTGAGGCACACCTGGAAACCCAGCCCTCTGATTGTCATGCAGCGCAATGCCTCTGTTCCCAACCTGCGTGGGTCCGAGGAGAGGCTTCTGGCCCTGAAGAAGCCAGCCCTGCCAGCCCTAAGCCGCACTACTGAGCTGCAGGACGAGCTGAGCCACTTGCGCAGCCAGATTGCAAAGATAGTGGCAGCTGATGCAG cTTCGGCTTCATTAACGCCAGATTTCTTATCTCCAGGAAGTTCAAATGTCTCTTCTCCCTTACCTTGTTTTGGATCCTCATTCCACTCTACAACTTCCTTTGTCATTAGTGACATCACCGAGGAGACAGAGGTGGAGGTCCCTGAGCTTCCATCAGTCCCCCTGCTTTGTTCTGCCAGCCCTGAATGTTGCAAACTAGAACACAAAGCTGCCTGCAGTTCGTCTGAAGAGGATGACTGCGTCTCTTTGTCCAAGGCCAGCAGCTTTGCAGACATGATGGGTATCCTGAAGGACTTTCACCGAATGAAACAGAGTCAAGATCT GAACCGGAGTTTATTGAAGGAGGAAGACCCTGCTGTGCTTATCTCTGAGGTCCTAAGGAGGAAGTTTGCTCTAAAGGAAGAAGAtatcagtagaaaaggaaactga
- the AUNIP gene encoding aurora kinase A- and ninein-interacting protein isoform X2 has protein sequence MLTLLPGERKANIYFTQRRAPSTGIHQRSIASFFTLQPGKTNGSDQKSVSSHTESQINKESKKNATQLDHLIPGLAHDCMASPLATSTTADIQEAGLSPQSLQTSGHHRMKTPFSTELSLLQPDTLDCAGDSNTPLAFSFTEDLESSCLLDRKEEKGDSARKWEWLHESKKNYQSMGKHTKLPGGKCCQPLGKTKLERKVSAKENRQAPVLPQTYRESWNGENIESVKQSRSPVSVFSWDNEKNDKDSWSQLFTEDSQGQRVIAHNTRAPFQDVTNNWNWDFGPFPNSPWAQCQEDGPTQNLKPDLLFTQDSEGNQVIRHQF, from the exons ATGCTAACACTCCTTCCTGGAGAAAGAaaggctaatatttattttactcaaAGAAGAGCTCCATCTACAGGCATTCACCAGAGAAGCATTGCTTCCTTCTTCACCTtgcagccag GAAAGACAAATGGCAGTGACCAGAAGAGTGTTTCATCTCATACAGAAAGTCAGATCAACAAAGAGTCCAAGAAAAATGCGACCCAGCTAGACCATTTGATCCCAGGCTTAGCACACGATTGCATGGCATCCCCTTTAGCCACTTCAACCACTGCAGACATCCAGGAAGCTGGACTCTCTCCTCAGTCCCTCCAGACTTCTGGCCACCACAGAATGAAAACCCCATTTTCAACTGAGCTATCTTTGCTCCAGCCTGATACTCTAGACTGTGCCGGAGATAGTAATACCCCACTGGCTTTTTCCTTCACCGAGGACTTGGAAAGTTCTTGTTTGCTAGAccgaaaggaagaaaaaggggaTTCTGCCAGGAAATGGGAATGGCTTCATGAGTCTAAGAAGAACTATCAGAGTATGGGGAAACACACCAAACTACCTGGGGGCAAATGCTGTCAGCCCTTAGGCAAGACTAAATTGGAAAGAAAGGTGTCTGCCAAAGAAAACAGGCAGGCCCCTGTCCTCCCTCAAACATACAGGGAATCCTGGAATGGAGAAAACATAGAATCAGTGAAACAAAGCCGTAGTCCAGTTTCTGTGTTTTCCTGGGACAATGAAAAGAATGACAAGGACTCCTGGAGTCAACTTTTCACTGAAGATTCTCAAGGCCAGCGGGTCATTGCCCACAACACTAGAGCTCCTTTTCAAGATGTAACCAATAACTGGAATTGGGACTTTGGGCCGTTTCCTAACAGTCCTTGGGCTCAGTGCCAGGAGGATGGGCCAACTCAAAATCTGAAGCCTGATTTGCTCTTTACCCAGGACTCTGAAGGTAATCAAGTTATCAGGCACCAATTCTAA
- the AUNIP gene encoding aurora kinase A- and ninein-interacting protein isoform X1 — MDGPPSIRLSERSQSQKTRYCMIHKRPRIGKSVEKKTHLIKPGTKMLTLLPGERKANIYFTQRRAPSTGIHQRSIASFFTLQPGKTNGSDQKSVSSHTESQINKESKKNATQLDHLIPGLAHDCMASPLATSTTADIQEAGLSPQSLQTSGHHRMKTPFSTELSLLQPDTLDCAGDSNTPLAFSFTEDLESSCLLDRKEEKGDSARKWEWLHESKKNYQSMGKHTKLPGGKCCQPLGKTKLERKVSAKENRQAPVLPQTYRESWNGENIESVKQSRSPVSVFSWDNEKNDKDSWSQLFTEDSQGQRVIAHNTRAPFQDVTNNWNWDFGPFPNSPWAQCQEDGPTQNLKPDLLFTQDSEGNQVIRHQF, encoded by the exons atggatggacctccAAGCATTaggctcagtgaaagaagccagtcacaaaagaccagaTATTGTATGATACATAAAaggcccagaataggcaaatctgtagaaaAGAAA aCACATTTAATCAAACCAGGCACCAAAATGCTAACACTCCTTCCTGGAGAAAGAaaggctaatatttattttactcaaAGAAGAGCTCCATCTACAGGCATTCACCAGAGAAGCATTGCTTCCTTCTTCACCTtgcagccag GAAAGACAAATGGCAGTGACCAGAAGAGTGTTTCATCTCATACAGAAAGTCAGATCAACAAAGAGTCCAAGAAAAATGCGACCCAGCTAGACCATTTGATCCCAGGCTTAGCACACGATTGCATGGCATCCCCTTTAGCCACTTCAACCACTGCAGACATCCAGGAAGCTGGACTCTCTCCTCAGTCCCTCCAGACTTCTGGCCACCACAGAATGAAAACCCCATTTTCAACTGAGCTATCTTTGCTCCAGCCTGATACTCTAGACTGTGCCGGAGATAGTAATACCCCACTGGCTTTTTCCTTCACCGAGGACTTGGAAAGTTCTTGTTTGCTAGAccgaaaggaagaaaaaggggaTTCTGCCAGGAAATGGGAATGGCTTCATGAGTCTAAGAAGAACTATCAGAGTATGGGGAAACACACCAAACTACCTGGGGGCAAATGCTGTCAGCCCTTAGGCAAGACTAAATTGGAAAGAAAGGTGTCTGCCAAAGAAAACAGGCAGGCCCCTGTCCTCCCTCAAACATACAGGGAATCCTGGAATGGAGAAAACATAGAATCAGTGAAACAAAGCCGTAGTCCAGTTTCTGTGTTTTCCTGGGACAATGAAAAGAATGACAAGGACTCCTGGAGTCAACTTTTCACTGAAGATTCTCAAGGCCAGCGGGTCATTGCCCACAACACTAGAGCTCCTTTTCAAGATGTAACCAATAACTGGAATTGGGACTTTGGGCCGTTTCCTAACAGTCCTTGGGCTCAGTGCCAGGAGGATGGGCCAACTCAAAATCTGAAGCCTGATTTGCTCTTTACCCAGGACTCTGAAGGTAATCAAGTTATCAGGCACCAATTCTAA
- the AUNIP gene encoding aurora kinase A- and ninein-interacting protein isoform X3, which yields MRRTGPEEEACGVWLDAAALKRRKVQTHLIKPGTKMLTLLPGERKANIYFTQRRAPSTGIHQRSIASFFTLQPGKTNGSDQKSVSSHTESQINKESKKNATQLDHLIPGLAHDCMASPLATSTTADIQEAGLSPQSLQTSGHHRMKTPFSTELSLLQPDTLDCAGDSNTPLAFSFTEDLESSCLLDRKEEKGDSARKWEWLHESKKNYQSMGKHTKLPGGKCCQPLGKTKLERKVSAKENRQAPVLPQTYRESWNGENIESVKQSRSPVSVFSWDNEKNDKDSWSQLFTEDSQGQRVIAHNTRAPFQDVTNNWNWDFGPFPNSPWAQCQEDGPTQNLKPDLLFTQDSEVQALACQQDCCRRSILKRQKHLQ from the exons aCACATTTAATCAAACCAGGCACCAAAATGCTAACACTCCTTCCTGGAGAAAGAaaggctaatatttattttactcaaAGAAGAGCTCCATCTACAGGCATTCACCAGAGAAGCATTGCTTCCTTCTTCACCTtgcagccag GAAAGACAAATGGCAGTGACCAGAAGAGTGTTTCATCTCATACAGAAAGTCAGATCAACAAAGAGTCCAAGAAAAATGCGACCCAGCTAGACCATTTGATCCCAGGCTTAGCACACGATTGCATGGCATCCCCTTTAGCCACTTCAACCACTGCAGACATCCAGGAAGCTGGACTCTCTCCTCAGTCCCTCCAGACTTCTGGCCACCACAGAATGAAAACCCCATTTTCAACTGAGCTATCTTTGCTCCAGCCTGATACTCTAGACTGTGCCGGAGATAGTAATACCCCACTGGCTTTTTCCTTCACCGAGGACTTGGAAAGTTCTTGTTTGCTAGAccgaaaggaagaaaaaggggaTTCTGCCAGGAAATGGGAATGGCTTCATGAGTCTAAGAAGAACTATCAGAGTATGGGGAAACACACCAAACTACCTGGGGGCAAATGCTGTCAGCCCTTAGGCAAGACTAAATTGGAAAGAAAGGTGTCTGCCAAAGAAAACAGGCAGGCCCCTGTCCTCCCTCAAACATACAGGGAATCCTGGAATGGAGAAAACATAGAATCAGTGAAACAAAGCCGTAGTCCAGTTTCTGTGTTTTCCTGGGACAATGAAAAGAATGACAAGGACTCCTGGAGTCAACTTTTCACTGAAGATTCTCAAGGCCAGCGGGTCATTGCCCACAACACTAGAGCTCCTTTTCAAGATGTAACCAATAACTGGAATTGGGACTTTGGGCCGTTTCCTAACAGTCCTTGGGCTCAGTGCCAGGAGGATGGGCCAACTCAAAATCTGAAGCCTGATTTGCTCTTTACCCAGGACTCTGAAG TCCAAGCTCTAGCTTGTCAGCAAGACTGTTGCAGAAGATCTATCCTTAAGAGGCAGAAACATCTGCAGTGA